The Alkalihalophilus pseudofirmus nucleotide sequence TGCCAAAACTCCTAAAAGTCCAAATAGAACAGGTGAGAAGAGTCCAAAGATTAATAGTTTCCATCCAAAATCTCTTACTTCTTTAATTCGTTCACCGGCAACCAAGCCCATATTTAATAAAAATAAGATCAATACACTGCTATATAAATCAATAAATAGCGGCTTAATCATCGGAACGGCACGCTCTCCTAAAAACAGACCGATAAGCAGACTGCCTAATAATAGAAGAATACTCTTGCCAAAAATACTTTCTCTCAGGACTTCTTTATCAAATAAATGAGAAGTGGAGACTATACCTAGACTTCGTTGTGAGACGGGAGCTATTTGTTTATCTTTTTCAATCAGTTTTAAGAGAACGAGCGAGACTAATATCGCTGGGCTTTCCATTAAAACGACTAAGGCATTCATGAACCCTTCATAAGACGTACCAACCTTATCTAAAAAGGAGATGGCCGCCCCGTATGTCACAATGCTTACAGACCCATAAGTCGCTGCTAATCCAATCGAATTATCTAAATCCAACTGAATGAGTCGCAATAAGACTAGGATTAAAATAGGGATAATCGTTCCTAAAAATAAAACGGCGGCTATTGGAGCTAGCACATCTTGAATGGAATAACGAGATAGCTCTATTCCTCCTTTTATCCCGATTGCTATTAGAAGATAAATACTTAATGCTTCACTTAGAGCAGGCGGGAATTTTAAATCTGATTTACATATGGCTGCAATGATGCCTAATACGAAAAACAAAACGACAGGCGATAATAAATTTTCCAACATAATTTCTTGCATCATTTTCCTCCTTCTGACTTTCAAAAACTAAACTAAAAAAACCGACAACTTCAGGATTCAGTCCTGATCATTGTCGGTTTATCTTCAACTACCTTTTCGGTTTTTGAATGATCTCCCACCTATTTACTTTTCCAATTTCTTTTCAAGGTTTGTTGTAAGCTTAAAAACCATGACTCTCTCACCTGTAGTGGTGCTGACATCGGTGTGAAAACTTTTCACTTCTTCACCAGTAATGGAAGAGATAATGTCAATTAATCCATCTTTTCCCGACTCAATTAAATCGGCCCTTATTCTCTTAATCGAGAGCATACCCTCTTTTGTTTTGCTTAACGAGTGCTCTGCTGGCGTTAAAACTCCAAGTAAATTAACGATAATCATATCTCGCAAAATGTCTGTTTTCACAGATACAGACCCTCTCCCAAGATAGTCTTTTTCCCACTGTGTTAACACCTTGCTTATTTCAGCTTCCATGCTTCCTTTTGTTTTAGAAATCATTTTTCTCTCTCCTCTGCAAACAAAAAACGGTATATTCCCCAATAGAGTCCCCTCCCATTAAGAAATATACCGATTTATACCTATTTTTCCTTCTCTCAAACAAGCTGCTTCTTCATTCAGCCAATGTACATTAACTGCCTGCTAAAGCCTCTCTTCTAATCGAAGTTAAAACAAAAATCTCTCGGTTATTAAGTTAAATTCATCTTACTTTTTTCATTCTCAAGTGTCAATCATTTTTTTAATAATTAGTTTTTTGTTTTTGCTTTATTCTTAAGATATTTTGTTACATTATCTAGCGCTTTGTTTAAGAACATTTCAAACGTCGAATCTGTCTTCCAGCCGATATGCGGGGTAAGGATTACATTGTCTAGTAAGGTAAGCGGATGCCCTTCCTTAAGCGGCTCCTCTATAAATACATCAAGGCCCGCTCCGGCGATTTGTTTTGTTTCCAAGGCATGAACGAGCGCTCCTTCATCCACCACTTCCCCACGAGATGTATTCATAAAAAACGCACTTCTCTTCATCATCTCAAAATGTTCAGCTTTAATGAGATTCTTAGTTTCTGGCACCAATCTCACATGGACGGAAAGAAAATCTGATTGAGAAAACAAATCCTCTA carries:
- a CDS encoding sodium-dependent bicarbonate transport family permease, with product MQEIMLENLLSPVVLFFVLGIIAAICKSDLKFPPALSEALSIYLLIAIGIKGGIELSRYSIQDVLAPIAAVLFLGTIIPILILVLLRLIQLDLDNSIGLAATYGSVSIVTYGAAISFLDKVGTSYEGFMNALVVLMESPAILVSLVLLKLIEKDKQIAPVSQRSLGIVSTSHLFDKEVLRESIFGKSILLLLGSLLIGLFLGERAVPMIKPLFIDLYSSVLILFLLNMGLVAGERIKEVRDFGWKLLIFGLFSPVLFGLLGVLAGTVAGLSLGGATLMGVLAGSASYIAAPAALKTSVPKANPSIYLGLALGITFPFNLIVGIPLYFEIAKWMQ
- a CDS encoding DUF2294 domain-containing protein: MSKTKGSMEAEISKVLTQWEKDYLGRGSVSVKTDILRDMIIVNLLGVLTPAEHSLSKTKEGMLSIKRIRADLIESGKDGLIDIISSITGEEVKSFHTDVSTTTGERVMVFKLTTNLEKKLEK